A genomic stretch from Doryrhamphus excisus isolate RoL2022-K1 chromosome 23, RoL_Dexc_1.0, whole genome shotgun sequence includes:
- the gnpda1 gene encoding glucosamine-6-phosphate isomerase 1 isoform X2, with amino-acid sequence MKLIILDDYEASSEWAAKYVRNKILLFKPGPDRYFTLGLPTGLPRDHPESYHSFMWNNFFKHIDIRAENTHILDGNAPDLKAECDAFEGKITAAGGIQLFVGGIGPDGHIAFNEPGSSLVSRTRVKTLAKDTIMANARFFDGDLSKVPTMALTVGVGTVMDAKEVMILITGAHKAFALYKAIEEGVNHMWTVSAFQQHPQTVFVCDEDATLELRVKTVKYFKGMMHVHNKLVELPPSEPKK; translated from the exons atgaaactgATCATTCTCGACGACTACGAGGCGTCTAGCGAGTGGGCTGCAAAATACGTCAGGAATAAGATTTTGCTTTTCAAACCTGGGCCGGACAGATATTTCACACTTGGTCTTCCTACGG gACTTCCCAGAGATCACCCGGAGAGCTACCATTCCTTCATGTGGAATAACTTCTTCAAGCACATTGACATAAGAGCAGAGAACACGCACATCCTTGATGGCAATGCTCCAGATTTGAAAGCAGAGTGTGATGCGTTCGAGGGGAAAATAACAGCAGCTGGTGGGATCCAGTTGTTCGTCGGAG GGATCGGACCGGATGGCCACATCGCCTTCAATGAGCCCGGATCAAGCCTGGTTTCTAGAACCAGGGTGAAGACGCTGGCAAAGGACACCATCATGGCAAATGCTAGGTTCTTTGACGGGGACCTGTCAAAGGTGCCCACTATGGCGCTGACTGTCGGAGTGGGCACCGTCATGGATGCAAAGGAG GTCATGATCCTCATCACAGGGGCTCACAAGGCATTTGCCCTTTACAAAGCCATAGAAGAAGGTGTGAACCACATGTGGACTGTATCTGCCTTCCAGCAGCACCCACAGACTGTTTTTGTATGTGACGAAGACGCCACTCTGGAACTGCGTGTGAAGACGGTTAAATATTTCAAAG GGATGATGCATGTGCACAACAAGCTGGTGGAGTTGCCTCCTTCAGAGCCCAAGAAGTGA
- the fgf1a gene encoding putative fibroblast growth factor 1 isoform X1: MTDGQLSVGGHTRLYCKNGGHHLQILPDGTVWGERDDTDVHVVLSLRAVAPGVVVIQGRETGQFLAMSDEGRLYASPTANDECYFLERLEENHYNTYQSHKYQENKWYVAFKKNGKPKLGPRTHIGQNAIFFLPRHLDTDTSMQ; this comes from the exons ATGACTGATGGACAGCTGTCAGTGGGGGGGCACACGCGGCTGTACTGCAAGAATGGCGGGCATCACCTCCAGATCCTCCCGGACGGGACAGTGTGGGGAGAGCGGGACGATACGGACGTTCACG TTGTTTTAAGTCTCCGAGCTGTAGCTCCAGGCGTGGTGGTCATCCAAGGGCGAGAAACGGGCCAATTTCTGGCCATGAGCGATGAGGGCCGCTTGTACGCATCA CCTACCGCTAACGATGAGTGTTACTTCCTGGAGAGGCTGGAGGAGAACCACTACAACACGTACCAATCTCACAAATATCAGGAGAACAAATGGTATGTGGCCTTTAAGAAGAACGGCAAACCTAAACTGGGTCCCAGAACTCACATTGGACAAAATGCCATCTTCTTCCTTCCCCGCCATTTGGATACAGACACCAGCATGCAGTGA
- the gnpda1 gene encoding glucosamine-6-phosphate isomerase 1 isoform X1 — MKLIILDDYEASSEWAAKYVRNKILLFKPGPDRYFTLGLPTGSTPLGCYKKLIEYYKKGEISFQYVKTFNMDEYVGLPRDHPESYHSFMWNNFFKHIDIRAENTHILDGNAPDLKAECDAFEGKITAAGGIQLFVGGIGPDGHIAFNEPGSSLVSRTRVKTLAKDTIMANARFFDGDLSKVPTMALTVGVGTVMDAKEVMILITGAHKAFALYKAIEEGVNHMWTVSAFQQHPQTVFVCDEDATLELRVKTVKYFKGMMHVHNKLVELPPSEPKK; from the exons atgaaactgATCATTCTCGACGACTACGAGGCGTCTAGCGAGTGGGCTGCAAAATACGTCAGGAATAAGATTTTGCTTTTCAAACCTGGGCCGGACAGATATTTCACACTTGGTCTTCCTACGG gAAGCACACCCTTGGGATGTTACAAGAAACTTATTGAGTATTACAAGAAAGGGGAAATCTCCTTCCAGTATGTCAAGACGTTCAATATGGATGAATATGTGG gACTTCCCAGAGATCACCCGGAGAGCTACCATTCCTTCATGTGGAATAACTTCTTCAAGCACATTGACATAAGAGCAGAGAACACGCACATCCTTGATGGCAATGCTCCAGATTTGAAAGCAGAGTGTGATGCGTTCGAGGGGAAAATAACAGCAGCTGGTGGGATCCAGTTGTTCGTCGGAG GGATCGGACCGGATGGCCACATCGCCTTCAATGAGCCCGGATCAAGCCTGGTTTCTAGAACCAGGGTGAAGACGCTGGCAAAGGACACCATCATGGCAAATGCTAGGTTCTTTGACGGGGACCTGTCAAAGGTGCCCACTATGGCGCTGACTGTCGGAGTGGGCACCGTCATGGATGCAAAGGAG GTCATGATCCTCATCACAGGGGCTCACAAGGCATTTGCCCTTTACAAAGCCATAGAAGAAGGTGTGAACCACATGTGGACTGTATCTGCCTTCCAGCAGCACCCACAGACTGTTTTTGTATGTGACGAAGACGCCACTCTGGAACTGCGTGTGAAGACGGTTAAATATTTCAAAG GGATGATGCATGTGCACAACAAGCTGGTGGAGTTGCCTCCTTCAGAGCCCAAGAAGTGA
- the fgf1a gene encoding putative fibroblast growth factor 1 isoform X2 has protein sequence MTDGQLSVGGHTRLYCKNGGHHLQILPDGTVWGERDDTDVHVVLSLRAVAPGVVVIQGRETGQFLAMSDEGRLYASPTANDECYFLERLEENHYNTYQSHKYQENK, from the exons ATGACTGATGGACAGCTGTCAGTGGGGGGGCACACGCGGCTGTACTGCAAGAATGGCGGGCATCACCTCCAGATCCTCCCGGACGGGACAGTGTGGGGAGAGCGGGACGATACGGACGTTCACG TTGTTTTAAGTCTCCGAGCTGTAGCTCCAGGCGTGGTGGTCATCCAAGGGCGAGAAACGGGCCAATTTCTGGCCATGAGCGATGAGGGCCGCTTGTACGCATCA CCTACCGCTAACGATGAGTGTTACTTCCTGGAGAGGCTGGAGGAGAACCACTACAACACGTACCAATCTCACAAATATCAGGAGAACAAATG A